One segment of Nocardioides sp. QY071 DNA contains the following:
- a CDS encoding M20 family metallopeptidase, producing the protein MHQQAPDRALPSLDAMVADLEALVTCESPSEDLAAVARSAEVVAALGTRLLGVGPERIVLDGWTHLRWRFGTGRRVLVLGHHDTVWPLGSLETHPFGVSDGVLRGPGCFDMKAGVVMALHALAALDDRDGVTLLVTGDEEIGSPSSRALIEHEARGCAGALVLEAAGPGGALKTERKGVSRYDVLVTGRAAHAGLEPERGVNATIEVAHQVHAVAAIADPERGTTVTPTRLDAGTTINTVPAAAGFGVDVRVRDEGEQDRVHAAMHALRPVLDGADVEVVGGPNRPPLTPTATRDLYDRAALLAHDLGLDPVTSISVGGASDGNYTAGVGTPTLDGLGAVGGGAHADDEHVLVAELPGRTRLLTALVTDLLAVDRP; encoded by the coding sequence ATGCACCAGCAGGCACCCGACCGCGCCCTCCCGTCGCTCGACGCGATGGTCGCCGACCTCGAGGCGCTGGTGACCTGCGAGTCCCCGTCGGAGGACCTGGCGGCGGTCGCGCGCAGCGCCGAGGTGGTGGCGGCCCTGGGCACCCGCCTGCTGGGCGTGGGGCCCGAGCGGATCGTGCTCGACGGCTGGACCCACCTGCGCTGGCGGTTCGGCACCGGGCGCAGGGTGCTGGTGCTCGGCCACCATGACACCGTCTGGCCGCTCGGCTCCCTCGAGACGCACCCCTTCGGCGTGAGCGACGGCGTGCTGCGCGGGCCCGGCTGCTTCGACATGAAGGCCGGCGTCGTGATGGCGCTGCACGCCCTCGCCGCGCTCGACGACCGCGACGGCGTCACCCTCCTCGTCACCGGTGACGAGGAGATCGGCTCCCCCTCCTCGCGCGCGCTGATCGAGCACGAGGCTCGAGGTTGCGCCGGCGCGCTGGTCCTCGAGGCGGCAGGCCCCGGTGGCGCGCTGAAGACCGAGCGCAAGGGCGTCTCCCGGTACGACGTGCTCGTCACCGGCCGCGCCGCGCACGCCGGCCTGGAGCCCGAGCGCGGCGTGAACGCGACCATCGAGGTCGCCCACCAGGTGCACGCGGTCGCCGCGATCGCCGACCCCGAGCGCGGTACGACGGTCACTCCGACCCGCCTCGACGCCGGTACCACGATCAACACGGTGCCCGCCGCCGCCGGGTTCGGGGTCGACGTACGAGTGCGCGACGAGGGCGAGCAGGACCGCGTGCATGCGGCGATGCACGCGCTCCGGCCGGTTCTCGACGGTGCCGACGTCGAGGTCGTCGGCGGGCCGAACCGGCCCCCACTGACCCCCACCGCGACTCGCGACCTCTACGACCGTGCGGCCCTGCTCGCCCACGACCTCGGGCTGGACCCGGTCACCTCGATCTCCGTCGGCGGCGCCTCGGACGGCAACTACACCGCCGGCGTCGGCACCCCGACCCTCGACGGACTCGGTGCCGTGGGCGGCGGCGCGCACGCAGACGACGAGCACGTGCTGGTCGCCGAGCTGCCCGGCCGGACCCGGCTGCTGACCGCTCTGGTCACGGACCTCCTGGCCGTGGACCGCCCATGA
- a CDS encoding GNAT family N-acetyltransferase: MTAWTDADKAAAGAGITIRTLDDIASLEDVRRLYERIWRTGATNPPVTADLLRAMAKAGSYVSGAYDGDELVGACFGFFSAPARDALHSHIAGVAPRMAGRHVGLALKLHQRAWTLDQGAGAITWTYDPLIRRNSWFNLGKLAADVTEYLPDFYGPMDDDINRADPTDRVLVRWSLDAPAVVAACAGTPRAVDVEQLRADGAVVALEVSAAGGPILRPAYGRTVLVGVPVDVEGLREQDPALAATWREALREVLGGLLAGGARVREFDRSGWYVVERKEAQ, translated from the coding sequence ATGACCGCCTGGACCGACGCCGACAAGGCCGCCGCCGGCGCGGGGATCACGATCCGCACCCTCGACGACATCGCGTCGCTGGAGGACGTCCGCCGCCTCTACGAGCGGATCTGGCGCACCGGCGCGACCAACCCGCCGGTCACCGCGGACCTGCTCCGCGCGATGGCGAAGGCGGGCAGCTATGTCAGCGGCGCCTACGACGGCGACGAGCTCGTCGGCGCCTGCTTCGGCTTCTTCTCCGCGCCCGCGCGCGACGCGCTGCACAGCCACATCGCCGGTGTCGCGCCGCGGATGGCCGGCCGGCACGTCGGCCTGGCCCTCAAGCTGCACCAGCGCGCGTGGACGCTCGACCAGGGCGCCGGTGCCATCACCTGGACCTACGACCCGCTGATCCGGCGCAACTCGTGGTTCAACCTGGGCAAGCTCGCCGCCGACGTCACCGAGTACCTCCCCGACTTCTACGGGCCGATGGACGACGACATCAACCGCGCCGACCCGACCGACCGGGTCCTCGTGCGGTGGTCGCTCGACGCACCCGCCGTCGTCGCCGCGTGCGCCGGGACCCCCCGCGCCGTCGACGTCGAGCAGCTGCGCGCGGACGGCGCGGTCGTCGCGCTGGAGGTGTCCGCCGCGGGCGGCCCGATCCTGCGGCCGGCGTACGGGCGCACGGTGCTGGTCGGCGTACCCGTTGACGTCGAGGGCCTGCGCGAGCAGGACCCGGCGCTCGCCGCCACGTGGCGCGAGGCGCTGCGCGAGGTGCTCGGCGGGCTGCTCGCCGGAGGCGCGCGGGTGCGGGAGTTCGACCGATCGGGTTGGTACGTCGTGGAGAGGAAGGAAGCGCAATGA
- the menC gene encoding o-succinylbenzoate synthase → MKLTGVEIRTVEVPLVAPFRTSFGTETVRRALLVRAVTDDAEGWGECGAGTGPFYSSEYTEAAADVLERVLVPMVAQVEHLDAHRVAPALQSVRGHRMAKAALETAILDADLRGRGVSFAHALGAVRDRVPCGVSVGITESIPALLDVVEGYLADGYLRIKLKIEPGWDVEPVRAVRERFGDVLLQVDANTAYRRGHTRHLAQLDDFDLLLLEQPLPEDDLLGHAELARSVRTPICLDESIVSARAAADAITLGACSIVNIKPGRVGGYLEARRIHDVASAHGIPVWCGGMLETGLGRAANLALAALPGFTLPGDTSASERYYATDLTEPFVLEDGHLSVPTGPGLGVSPLPDVLDEVTVDRTWIPL, encoded by the coding sequence ATGAAGCTGACCGGGGTGGAGATCCGGACCGTCGAGGTGCCGCTGGTGGCGCCGTTCCGGACGTCCTTCGGGACCGAGACGGTACGCCGGGCGCTGCTCGTGCGCGCCGTCACCGACGACGCCGAGGGCTGGGGCGAGTGCGGCGCCGGGACCGGGCCGTTCTACTCCTCCGAGTACACCGAGGCCGCGGCAGACGTGCTGGAGCGCGTGCTGGTGCCGATGGTCGCGCAGGTCGAGCATCTCGACGCCCACCGGGTCGCGCCGGCGCTGCAGTCGGTCCGCGGTCACCGGATGGCCAAGGCAGCACTGGAGACGGCGATCCTGGACGCCGACCTGCGCGGCCGGGGCGTCTCGTTCGCCCACGCGCTCGGTGCGGTCCGCGACCGGGTGCCCTGCGGGGTCTCGGTGGGCATCACCGAGTCGATCCCCGCGCTGCTGGACGTGGTCGAGGGGTACCTGGCCGACGGCTACCTGCGGATCAAGCTCAAGATCGAGCCCGGGTGGGACGTCGAGCCGGTGCGCGCCGTACGGGAGCGGTTCGGAGACGTCCTGCTGCAGGTCGACGCCAACACGGCGTACCGTCGGGGCCACACCCGGCATCTCGCCCAGCTCGACGACTTCGACCTGCTGCTGCTGGAGCAGCCGCTGCCCGAGGACGACCTGCTCGGCCACGCCGAGCTCGCCAGGTCCGTCCGTACGCCGATCTGTCTCGACGAGTCGATCGTCTCCGCCCGGGCCGCGGCGGACGCGATCACGTTGGGCGCCTGCTCGATCGTCAACATCAAGCCCGGCCGGGTCGGCGGCTACCTGGAGGCGCGCCGGATCCACGACGTCGCGTCCGCGCACGGGATTCCGGTCTGGTGCGGCGGCATGCTGGAGACGGGCCTGGGCCGGGCTGCCAACCTCGCGCTGGCCGCGCTGCCCGGCTTCACCCTGCCCGGCGACACGTCGGCCTCCGAGCGCTACTACGCGACCGACCTGACCGAGCCGTTCGTGCTCGAGGACGGTCACCTGTCCGTGCCGACGGGTCCGGGCCTCGGCGTCAGCCCGCTGCCGGACGTCCTCGACGAGGTCACCGTCGACCGGACCTGGATCCCCCTCTGA